One Dioscorea cayenensis subsp. rotundata cultivar TDr96_F1 chromosome 19, TDr96_F1_v2_PseudoChromosome.rev07_lg8_w22 25.fasta, whole genome shotgun sequence genomic window, AGGAATCACATGTGAAATCATGCCAGGCTCTTGTTGGCATTCCAAGCATTTGTATGCACAAATGTTGTACTAGTTGAAATGTAGGAAAAAAGATCTACTTTTTTACTGTAACATAAGAGTTGGACAAAAGATCTACTTTTttaatgtataataataatacatgccCAATTATCATCTCCTCTCCAAATAACTTAATAGCATCTATCAATATATTGCAGGTCCGATGCTCTTCGATGTCTTTTGAAtccatgtttatttttttattttaaccaaaTGTGAACAAGTTATGTTTTAACTCAACacgtatgtatttttatttttgctctacgtaagttgaaatttttcctaaaaatatgaatattttatacAAAGAATTGTGTAATAATTGACaagttttgttaattttttttattttattcaaaataattatatatgttttaatatttagttgGAGACCTATATACACCTCATAGCCACCGGATCACAGATTTAAGTAAAACTATTTAAACTCGTATTTAACAATTGgaaatattattatgatataaataaaaaaaatataaaattaatttaaactgCCATAAAAATTCAATAGAAATGGTTAACTCAGCTTGACAGATCAGATGTCTAAAACAACAAActacttttctttaaaaaaataaaaaattaaattaaattatttgaagtcattaagaataaaattttacaaaatacaTTTACGCAATTTAGACCTAACCaaagtattaataattttttttctcaaaattaataatttttaattttgaaccACATATGATGTGGATCACCGCCGGTGAGAATAAAGCACATTCTAACACTGAGAAATGAAAACTAGTCTTTGTGTGCCCTAGCATCTCTGAAAACCTCAGTCCCGCCATTGCCGCTCAAATGGCCAGCCCGGTGCCCACCTCCTCCTCGCCGGAGGATTCAAGGCCCTCCAATTCCCGTTCCTGGTTCTCCGATCTCGTCGTCGCTCGCTCTCCGCCGGAGACCCGTGATTGGTCTCTCCTAAAGCTCCAGGTTTTTAAACCCCTCTCTCGATTCCTCCCTGATTTTCTTAGGGTTTATGGACGATTTGATTCGTTTTTGCAGTCAAATACTAGCTCGTTTGAAATCCCTAAAGATCGTTTGATTAGCAATATGTCGAGGATTGGATTTGAGAAATTGTTAATCTTTGGGTGTTCGTGTAATTGGTTAAGCTCATTGAGTTTTAGTTGGATTgaaatgtggtttttttttttgtcttgatAGAGTTCTTTGATATGTCATAGGCGTTGATTCCACAATTGAGATCAGAATATCAAGTGTATGAAGATGCATTTGTTGAAAAAGTTAAAGGTATGGCAAATGCAAATGTGTTTTTTCTCCCCAGTTGTCATTATGAAGATTCATGAAATGTGTTTTAAAGTAGATTGTAGATATTGGAATGAAGACATAATTTATCTATATTGTAATCATGTAGATGGCTTGTTGATTGCGAGGGAGAACTCAGGACTGGTATTAGGTGTCGGGGCTGCTGCGGGTCTCCTTCTTCTAAGAGGTAACAATCATACTGTCTTATTTGGATGGTTTCTCACCTTTAGCATAGTTAGCATCCTATGAACATAGTCAACATCCTATGCTTTATTTTCCATATGTAGAAATCAATTCCATTGTCGAGAAATTTCATAGTGGAAATGCATATCAGCATATGCAAACTGTGTTTGCTCATTTCTGTTTAAGCGGCTGCATTTCTTGAAATATGGATgttaaatgaaattttaagGGGAGCATTTGGTTGCAGGTCCAAGAAGATTTTTGTTCCGTCAAACTCTAGGACGCCTTCAGAGCGAGGAGGTGAGCTATCTCCTGAATTATTGATTCAAAACAGGGCAAAGTATTTAAACACATGATTCAATCATATGACTTACACTCGTATAGCTGCTTGTTTTCATGGAAAGTTCTTTTCGTGTCTGCAAGTTCTGTCCCTTTTGATGACCACCTACTACAAAGTTGATATTGACCCCTTTCCGAAATAAAACTTTCTACTTTTTCAGTTAACACCATGAATCAGTCAATTTTGATCTCATTGACTAGAAAGTTATTTACGGAAAGGCTTTCTAAGGTGCATGACTTAGGCAGTTAGACGCGTGCATCATGCCATATAACATGCCTCATTGTCAGCATGCTTATGTTTCTCAATATTGATCTGATGACATGAAAATGTCATCTTCATTCTGTATCACTTGTGATAACTCATTAGATTTATTGAGGaaaactttctttctttttctataaaAAGAATACGTACTAGcctaatttgttaaattttacACTTTTATGAGGCTGATGTGTTcgtttttcatgattttcacAAATCAGTGAAATCATAGTTGCTACTGAGTCATTGACATCTGCACAGGAAGAATAAGATTTGCTTTTCAAATTAGACAGCTCCACCAAGTTCATGGGTGTGCATGCAACCTTACAAAGCCATTATACCTTACCAaactattattttcattttggtgtAGTTTGTGCTCCTTCTAAAATGGCTTGGTTCAGGTTGTACTTTTTCAAACGATTTGGTTTAGGGTGTTAAAAACTGGAATCTAACTGGTATTTATATTATAACATCTTTCCTTGTACATGTCATTCgcaaaaatcctttttttttgggtcCTCCCTTCATGCAAACAAACCTCATGTTCAGTTGTGTTGGAcattgatgattttttgttttaagcCATTACAGAAGCTATCAGCTGCTGATTTGAGATCATTCATAGTCAGTTGCCTCATCTAACCCAATCAAGATCCCTTCTTGGGTTTGGTTTCcctttctttctcatttttgcTTCACTTGATTGTTGGTTCATTTGCCGCTAATTTAGCTTTCAAATCACTTGACTATCCTTCTCCTCGAGCCAATGGAGATCTAAGTCTAAAGCTCAGTTGTGTTGGAcattgatgattttttgttttaagcCATTACAGAAGCTATCAGCTGCTGATTTGAGATCATTCATAGTCAGTTGCCTCATCTAACCCAATCAAGATCCCTTCTTGGGTTTGGTTTCcctttctttctcatttttgcTTCACTTGATTGTTGGTTCATTTGCCGCTAATTTAGCTTTCAAATCACTTGACTATCCTTCTCCTCGAGCCAATGGAGATCTAAGACTAAAGCTCAGTTTCTGTAGTTTCCCAATCATTCTTCCGACCCACATCATTTGTTTCTCTTGCTCATAGTCTAAAAGCCAAAGACCTTAGTTTTGCTGTGAAAAACCTTTAAAAATCAAGAACTTAAACATGTGCAGCCCTGACAATAGGTCAATGGAAATGAACACCTTATGCAAATATCTATAACCACATCATTGGGTACTAGTGATGCATAGTTGTGTGAGTACTTAGCAGTAGAAAGAAACTTAATTTAACTGAAGAAAAATTGTTTTGTCTGAATGCTGGAGGATTCACTGTTATAAACCATTTCTTTACCTGCCttcaactttctcttgttattTTACGGTTTGCACGTGTTTCGACCTTCTTCAGATTCTTGCTTTTgtaaaatatgtttttcttattacttcaaatttattttgtagGCCCGATTTGTTAAAGCAGAGAAGGGTTTGCAAGAGCTCACTGAATCTGTTGGTAAGCTAAATACAGACGTCAATAAGTTGATCAAGTCAGCAAAGGCTGGTGAAGAAGAAATGCTACATGGAGGAACAAAAATCAAGTATTTGCCATTTtctgtaattaattaattaagattaaggttttcgtagtttttttttttccttctgccTATTAGGCCTTTTTCGCTTCTTGTGTTCAAGGGACTGATTGTCTGGGGTGTTCATGCAGGAATACTGGAAAGGAAATCCAAAGACTTCTCAAGTCTATTTATGCAGTAGAATCTGAAGCAATTGGTATTCTTTCTTCTTGCTTGTCgttatttattaattacttgATCAGTACATGGTGAATATCATATGTTGCATAAGACTTGCATTCTTTCCGATATACCATTCACATTGATCTGTGTTTTAGCTATTTATAAACTCCTAAATTAGCTATGGATTTCATATAAGAATGTTCATGTTTGCTTTTGGCCggctttcttttctattttgttgttgattttcaaGTTCACTGACAATTGGTTAGGGTTGTCTAGATATAATGGATGGACTGCGGGCTCTTCCTGGCAGAAGTGCGCTGCGGCTTCGAGCAGAGGCAAGTTTATTGCCTGAATGTCATTTTGATAATTCTGAGTCTAGTATTCAGGCACTTGATTATTgacattattatcatttatcacTTTCTCCAGGTGGCTTCCATGGCATCTGAATTGAAACAGAAAAGGactgaaatgaataaaaaaataatggagatTGCAGACCTAGGAATTAAAGTTTGACAAACTCTGCTCTTCTTGCTTTAGTTGGAGCCATTTATAAACTCTTTTTTCAGATCTTGGATACAAATTTATTGATACATACCAAAAATGTTTGCCCCTAGTCCCAGTTGCAAAAACATCTCACACCACCAGATGGCATATTGCTAAAAAGCAGAATAAGTATGCTctgttttgttatattttgaGAATGAATGCAACAACAATGAAACCTTGAGCAATTTTTCCAGAAccattatatcatatttttaatatttcttcgtgacttgcaacagctaatttcgccAGAGGGTATTAGCTTCTTGCTAGTGTCTATATGCCatggtaatttttcttttctagtgCTTTCCTTGACCCAGAACAAAACTTTATTGTTCTAGGAGTCTAGCTATTTGCCAAAGCAAACTATCTAATGGAGGTTGTTGCCATAGTGTAGTGCCAGCAAAGCGAAAGCTTCGGCCATAATTAATGTATCTGATCGGTTGGTAATCACAAATTTAGTCTAGTTGTCGGAATGAGAATAAAGTCAAAAAAAAGTAGTAAGGCCAACGTTTGGTCCTTTATTTGGTGACCAGAATCAATAACTTCAGCAGACACCTGTGCTAGATTGTGTACCAAAATCTGGAGAACAAGTCTTAGGTTGATAGCGGCTGAAAACTgctgccaaaaaaaaaaaatggcggAAATCATCCTATTTCTTTTACACTTGAATTTACAAATCAAGAAGGAAATCAGTTTTGTTCATGAAAAATACAATGTGCAGTCGAGAAGGTATCCTTAGCATCACCAGGTCGAACTATGCATCAGCACCTAAAAATGCATTTGACTTAACACTTGATCAAAAAAATCTAGTCCCGAAAATACCGTGTTAATTTGATGTGTGTGGTCCGATGAAATGAGATATTTCAGTGACTACAATGTTTGTCTCCTCTTTTGTGTATGTTTAGCTCCGGTGTATGTTTAGCTCCGATACACTATCTATCAGCATCAGACCTGGAGAACCGCTTGTATCTATGGAGCTTTAGCTTTATTTCAGGCACTTTCCGTGCCACAGCCTGCCAAATCATCTGAACTGCATCATCCTTCTGAGACGGAAAACTATATTCAAAGTAACCTTCCACTTCTTTCAGCCTCTTCCACATCGTGTCCATTCTTCCTTACTTATTTCTCTAACTAATTTTAAAAGGAAATTCTTTTTAAGTGCATCGGAAGTGCGCACAAAAATGCAGAACTTGGAGTAATCAAGAATGTCTTCATATGGAAGTTCAATATCATCACTGATGATAACAGGCACGCAATGGCTTGCTATAGCATCAAAAAGCCTGTTGGAGGATGGGGTGTCTCCTGCAATGTTGAGACAGAACTTCGATGCCCGCATCCCTCGGGTTGAATCCTTTATTCCATTCGCTTGAATGCTTCCAAATGAGAAATGCACATCCTTCTCTTCTCTGAGAAGGTAATACAGTTCCTGTCTGATAAACCCACCCTGTTGgcagaaaaaaagagaagtcGATTTCATCATGCAAATCAATCAGAAAAGAGAATATTCGAGGCAGGAATGATATTGAAGAAAGTTCAATTCACCGTGTGTCCCACTTTGGTGGTAAAAATGCAGGCAATTCTAATCATCTATACAAGTTCAGTGACAGGAATTTCAACCCCTACATGAATTCAGAATCCAAAAAGCAGGACTAGAGACAATGCAGACTATGCTGAAGCAAGTTAATTcactaatttattgaaatgacAAGGTCATCAACAACTAAATCATATATTAAGGATAGGTAAACTTTAGGTACATATTCGTTTGAAGACTTTTCTACATCACAAATTAGCTTAAAGtatttataaagaaataattgatGGTAATATTTCAGTATAAAATGAAGTTTGAAGCATTCAATTTGCACACTAAGTCATCACCACCAACATGCCACCAATACAGTTGTTTGAACTTTGAATGAACATCAACCATTTACTATATGTTTTCCTAGTCTAATGTCTGCCCAAGTTAAGACTTCATCTAATCCTTTCATTCATTCAACATATAATGTCTTCATTCAACATATAATGTCACAGGACACCTAATACATCTTCCAATTCACCAACtccaaattcaaatttatttgcTTGATCATAAAAATCCAAACTATTCTGCACAACAGATAATTACTCAAAAGCTGATGGAATAACAAGGTGATATTGAAGATTAAACATTCTAGTGATATAGCATAAACCACCACAAATTGTCCACAATATAGAGAATAACATGATAAACAGTTTCTCTCCTACAAATTCCCTTCATGATGCACACTATTATAAACAAAGCCAAATTAATACTTAAATTCTAAACTACAACACTATTATCAAACAACAagcaaatcaaaccaaaaaaaacaaacaattgatTGCCAAAAAAACAGTGATCTtgatgagaaagagagaaagaattaCTTACATCTTTCCTGTAGATGGCTCCCTGAAAATAGAGCAACGTTGGGCGATCATCAAAGCCTGAAGAATCATTCACAAAGGTGCTAACAACATGCTTGTAAGGAGCAATGACATCCTTCTCCACATTGGCAATGGTGGGCGGATACCGACCGAAATCCG contains:
- the LOC120283768 gene encoding RGS1-HXK1-interacting protein 1 isoform X2, with the protein product MASPVPTSSSPEDSRPSNSRSWFSDLVVARSPPETRDWSLLKLQALIPQLRSEYQVYEDAFVEKVKDGLLIARENSGLVLGVGAAAGLLLLRGPRRFLFRQTLGRLQSEEARFVKAEKGLQELTESVGKLNTDVNKLIKSAKAGEEEMLHGGTKIKNTGKEIQRLLKSIYAVESEAIGLSRYNGWTAGSSWQKCAAASSRGGFHGI
- the LOC120283768 gene encoding RGS1-HXK1-interacting protein 1 isoform X1, with translation MASPVPTSSSPEDSRPSNSRSWFSDLVVARSPPETRDWSLLKLQALIPQLRSEYQVYEDAFVEKVKDGLLIARENSGLVLGVGAAAGLLLLRGPRRFLFRQTLGRLQSEEARFVKAEKGLQELTESVGKLNTDVNKLIKSAKAGEEEMLHGGTKIKNTGKEIQRLLKSIYAVESEAIDIMDGLRALPGRSALRLRAEVASMASELKQKRTEMNKKIMEIADLGIKV